A stretch of the Haloplanus aerogenes genome encodes the following:
- a CDS encoding TRAM domain-containing protein has protein sequence MEISEELECLFSASIAEQDGSYIIDIPERELQLGDLQQGKTYRVAIVSSPSRDESEPTEQAEPESQQEREPPVPPVEEGETRTVEIEDIGDQGDGLTRVERGFVVIIPDTEQGERVKIKITDVRQNVAFADVIERLSYYE, from the coding sequence ATGGAAATCTCTGAAGAACTCGAATGTCTGTTTTCAGCTTCGATTGCGGAACAGGACGGCTCGTATATCATCGATATCCCGGAACGAGAACTGCAACTGGGCGATCTCCAGCAGGGAAAAACGTACCGAGTGGCAATTGTCTCCTCTCCATCGAGAGATGAATCGGAGCCAACCGAACAAGCAGAGCCGGAGTCACAGCAAGAGCGCGAGCCGCCGGTACCACCTGTTGAGGAAGGAGAGACCCGGACAGTCGAGATTGAGGATATTGGCGACCAGGGCGACGGTCTCACTCGGGTTGAACGCGGCTTCGTCGTGATCATCCCGGATACCGAACAGGGGGAGCGAGTCAAGATTAAGATTACAGATGTGCGACAGAACGTTGCCTTCGCTGACGTAATCGAACGATTGAGCTACTACGAATAG